One genomic region from Listeria monocytogenes encodes:
- a CDS encoding phosphotransferase family protein: MKDNFFGREYDIAPAGGETGQAFVATHEDEKFFLKRNSSPFLAALSVENIVPKLVWTRRVENGDVITAQKWVNCHILTREEMVGPRVAKLLAKIHRSENLQHMLAKIENCYFSADQLLSLVKVNTRANNNLSKEIIEAVHYLEQNLSAAQTNNYVVCHGDVNHNNWIISEENELFLVDWDGAMLADPANDIGMILYQYIPREDWVSWLSNYGTTLTEELHRKLKWYTICQTVMQLTTNQTDEANERAKQIFQNAIEDDEV, translated from the coding sequence ATGAAAGATAACTTTTTTGGGAGAGAATATGACATAGCCCCGGCCGGAGGGGAAACTGGCCAAGCATTCGTTGCAACACATGAAGACGAAAAATTCTTTTTAAAAAGAAATTCTTCGCCTTTTTTAGCTGCGCTTTCTGTAGAGAATATCGTTCCAAAATTAGTTTGGACGAGACGCGTGGAGAATGGGGACGTAATAACAGCTCAAAAATGGGTGAATTGTCACATTTTGACACGTGAAGAAATGGTTGGACCGCGAGTGGCAAAACTATTAGCGAAAATCCATCGTTCAGAAAATTTACAACACATGCTAGCGAAAATCGAAAACTGCTATTTCTCTGCAGATCAACTTTTGAGTCTCGTAAAAGTAAACACAAGAGCTAATAACAATCTATCAAAAGAAATAATTGAAGCAGTCCACTATTTAGAACAGAATCTCTCTGCTGCTCAGACGAACAATTATGTGGTTTGTCACGGAGATGTTAACCATAATAATTGGATTATTTCTGAAGAAAACGAACTGTTTCTAGTTGATTGGGATGGAGCAATGCTTGCAGACCCTGCGAATGATATCGGGATGATTTTATACCAATATATCCCACGCGAAGATTGGGTAAGTTGGCTGTCTAATTACGGCACCACATTAACCGAAGAATTACATCGCAAATTAAAATGGTATACGATTTGTCAAACGGTTATGCAACTCACGACTAATCAAACAGACGAAGCGAATGAACGAGCAAAACAAATTTTTCAAAATGCAATAGAAGATGATGAGGTGTAA
- the mdrM gene encoding multidrug efflux MFS transporter MdrM: MNMKAASTSVKRNGILIVMLMGAFVTILNQTLMNVALPSIMKDFGITASQGQWLSTGFMLVNGVMIPMTAFLIERFTTRQLYLFAMITFAIGTAIGGFATDYTMLIAGRMVQAIGAGIVMPLLTVVVLNLFPMERRGRAMGLIGLAMNFAPAIGPTLSGWIVQQYDWRNLFFIIIPFAILDIVVAIFLLKNVGKRTFPKLDVLGVIMSTVGFGSLLLGFSNAGDHDWLTWKVAGFIILGLVVLGIFIRYQTSNKAPLLNFRVFKYPTFALTTAISFFVVMGLFGGMLLLPIFLQTVRGFSPLESGLVLLPGALVTAILSPVTGVMFDRFGAKYLSLVGLIIMAGSTFMFTNLDESTTLTFIIIVQTIRSAGMAMVMMPLQTAALNSLPLKLASHGSAMFNTMRQVAGSIGTAALITVMSKSAASFATKLGPADVIGKTKTDIANHVLIHGIETAFLVAGILSVVACVLALFIQKNRSAMDPIVTKTEKA; this comes from the coding sequence TTGAATATGAAAGCAGCAAGTACATCAGTGAAGCGTAACGGTATTTTGATTGTTATGCTTATGGGCGCCTTTGTTACCATTCTCAACCAAACGTTGATGAATGTCGCGCTACCAAGTATTATGAAAGATTTTGGAATTACAGCCAGTCAAGGACAATGGTTATCAACTGGATTTATGTTAGTTAATGGTGTCATGATTCCAATGACGGCCTTTTTAATTGAACGATTTACAACGCGTCAGCTTTACTTATTCGCGATGATTACCTTTGCGATTGGTACAGCAATTGGCGGATTCGCCACAGATTATACCATGCTGATTGCTGGGCGTATGGTACAAGCAATTGGTGCTGGGATTGTTATGCCACTTCTTACAGTTGTGGTATTAAACTTATTCCCGATGGAACGAAGAGGGCGAGCGATGGGCTTAATTGGTCTTGCTATGAACTTTGCCCCAGCAATTGGTCCGACACTTTCAGGTTGGATTGTTCAACAATATGATTGGCGCAATTTATTCTTTATTATTATTCCGTTCGCGATTCTTGATATTGTCGTAGCGATTTTCTTACTTAAAAATGTCGGAAAAAGAACTTTCCCGAAACTCGACGTCCTTGGGGTTATCATGTCAACAGTTGGGTTTGGTAGTTTATTACTAGGATTTAGTAATGCTGGAGACCATGATTGGTTAACTTGGAAAGTAGCTGGATTTATTATTCTTGGTCTAGTAGTGCTAGGAATATTTATCCGTTATCAAACAAGCAACAAAGCGCCACTGCTTAACTTTAGAGTATTTAAATATCCTACATTTGCACTTACAACAGCAATTAGTTTCTTTGTGGTAATGGGACTTTTTGGCGGCATGTTATTACTACCAATTTTCTTACAAACAGTTAGAGGATTTTCACCTTTGGAATCTGGATTAGTTCTCTTGCCAGGTGCACTCGTCACGGCGATACTTTCGCCTGTAACAGGGGTAATGTTTGACCGTTTTGGGGCTAAATATTTATCACTTGTCGGCTTGATTATTATGGCGGGATCGACTTTCATGTTTACAAATTTGGATGAATCCACTACGTTAACTTTTATTATTATCGTACAAACGATTCGTTCTGCAGGGATGGCGATGGTCATGATGCCGCTACAAACAGCTGCCCTTAATTCACTTCCATTAAAACTAGCATCCCACGGTTCAGCGATGTTTAACACTATGCGTCAAGTTGCTGGTTCAATCGGGACAGCTGCACTTATAACCGTCATGTCTAAGAGCGCAGCAAGTTTTGCCACTAAACTCGGACCAGCTGATGTCATTGGCAAAACTAAAACTGATATTGCCAACCATGTCCTCATCCACGGAATAGAAACCGCCTTTTTAGTAGCGGGAATTCTTTCTGTAGTCGCTTGTGTTCTAGCACTATTTATACAAAAAAATAGAAGTGCCATGGATCCAATTGTTACTAAAACGGAAAAAGCATAA
- a CDS encoding MarR family winged helix-turn-helix transcriptional regulator, with protein MDEKLVKEVIFSFREVQRKTHHVLAEEAANREITTTQLLAIRELQRESELTLGELAERMKLGKSTVSGIVDRLVKAGFLKRTRNENNRRALSLELTEKGATKAAETYHVFFNRLEPILEIGEDRLKEMLKMHQEIITILEREGARD; from the coding sequence ATGGATGAAAAATTGGTGAAAGAGGTCATTTTCTCTTTTCGCGAAGTACAACGAAAAACACATCACGTGCTAGCTGAAGAAGCTGCGAACCGAGAGATTACTACAACCCAATTACTTGCAATCAGAGAATTACAAAGAGAATCAGAATTAACACTTGGCGAATTAGCAGAACGAATGAAGCTTGGTAAAAGTACTGTATCTGGTATTGTAGATCGATTAGTAAAAGCGGGATTTTTAAAGCGTACAAGAAATGAAAATAATCGTCGCGCACTCAGCTTAGAATTAACTGAAAAAGGAGCTACAAAAGCAGCAGAAACGTATCATGTATTCTTCAACCGTTTAGAACCTATCTTAGAGATTGGCGAGGATCGGTTAAAAGAAATGCTAAAAATGCACCAAGAAATTATTACCATTTTGGAAAGGGAAGGTGCACGAGATTGA
- the dat gene encoding D-amino-acid transaminase encodes MKVLVNNHLVEREDATVDIEDRGYQFGDGVYEVVRLYNGKFFTYNEHIDRLYASAAKIDLVIPYSKEELRELLEKLVAENNINTGNVYLQVTRGVQNPRNHVIPDDFPLEGVLTAAAREVPRNERQFVEGGTAITEEDVRWLRCDIKSLNLLGNILAKNKAHQQNALEAILHRGEQVTECSASNVSIIKDGVLWTHAADNLILNGITRQVIIDVAKKNGIPVKEADFTLTDLREADEVFISSTTIEITPITHIDGVQVADGKRGPITAQLHQYFVEEITRACGELEFAK; translated from the coding sequence ATGAAAGTATTAGTAAATAACCATTTAGTTGAAAGAGAAGATGCCACAGTTGACATTGAAGACCGCGGATATCAGTTTGGTGATGGTGTATATGAAGTAGTTCGTCTATATAATGGAAAATTCTTTACTTATAATGAACACATTGATCGCTTATATGCTAGTGCAGCAAAAATTGACTTAGTTATTCCTTATTCCAAAGAAGAGCTACGTGAATTACTTGAAAAATTAGTTGCCGAAAATAATATCAATACAGGGAATGTCTATTTACAAGTGACTCGTGGTGTTCAAAACCCACGTAATCATGTAATCCCTGATGATTTCCCTCTAGAAGGCGTTTTAACAGCAGCAGCTCGTGAAGTACCTAGAAACGAGCGTCAATTCGTTGAAGGTGGAACGGCGATTACAGAAGAAGATGTGCGCTGGTTACGCTGTGATATTAAGAGCTTAAACCTTTTAGGAAATATTCTAGCAAAAAATAAAGCACATCAACAAAATGCTTTGGAAGCTATTTTACATCGCGGGGAACAAGTAACAGAATGTTCTGCTTCAAACGTTTCTATTATTAAAGATGGTGTATTATGGACGCATGCGGCAGATAACTTAATCTTAAATGGTATCACTCGTCAAGTTATCATTGATGTTGCGAAAAAGAATGGCATTCCTGTTAAAGAAGCGGATTTCACTTTAACAGACCTTCGTGAAGCGGATGAAGTGTTCATTTCAAGTACAACTATTGAAATTACACCTATTACGCATATTGACGGAGTTCAAGTAGCTGACGGAAAACGTGGACCAATTACAGCGCAACTTCATCAATATTTTGTAGAAGAAATCACTCGTGCATGTGGCGAATTAGAGTTTGCAAAATAA
- the pepV gene encoding dipeptidase PepV: MTEINWQKEVEARKDDFLEDLKGLLRIPSVRDDSKKTEDAPFGPDVKRALDYMMELGKKDGFTAKEVGNVAGHLEYGQGEELVGVLGHVDVVPVGDGWTNGPFEPTLRDGKLYARGVADDKGPTIAGYYALKIIKELGLPLSRRVRIIIGSDEESGMSCVERYFETEEQPTLGFVPDAEFPIIHAEKGISELDVSFKDGEAGGEAAFRLLSVESGERYNMVPDHATAILEDVKDFDKVASAFKTFLANHPVEGTLEENGKSVKINIVGKSAHAMEPNNGVNAGLHLVAFLGKFKLTGAANDFVTFGRDYLFGDSRAVKLGISYEDAESGELTMNVGVIRYDVAEGGKYGLNFRYPVTASMDKLKNKMQTVVYEYNAQYTHYEDSKPLFVPKDHPLIQVLQEVYTKQTGEEATLLAIGGGTYARHMETGVAFGALFPGREDTMHQKDEFSYFDDLLKATAIYAEALYKLAK; this comes from the coding sequence ATGACAGAAATTAATTGGCAAAAAGAAGTGGAAGCACGCAAAGATGATTTCCTAGAAGATTTAAAAGGGCTTCTTCGCATTCCAAGTGTTCGCGATGATAGTAAAAAAACAGAAGATGCGCCGTTTGGACCGGACGTAAAACGCGCACTCGATTATATGATGGAGCTTGGTAAAAAAGACGGCTTCACAGCGAAAGAAGTTGGAAACGTAGCGGGACACCTTGAATACGGCCAAGGCGAGGAGCTAGTTGGCGTTTTAGGGCATGTGGATGTAGTGCCAGTTGGTGACGGCTGGACAAACGGACCATTCGAACCAACTTTACGCGACGGTAAATTATATGCTCGTGGAGTTGCGGACGATAAAGGCCCAACAATCGCTGGTTACTATGCACTAAAAATTATTAAAGAACTAGGATTACCACTTTCTCGCCGAGTTAGAATTATTATTGGTTCTGATGAGGAAAGCGGTATGAGTTGTGTGGAGCGTTATTTTGAAACAGAAGAGCAACCAACGCTTGGTTTTGTTCCTGATGCAGAATTTCCAATCATTCACGCGGAAAAAGGTATCTCAGAACTAGATGTATCATTTAAAGACGGTGAAGCAGGCGGGGAAGCAGCATTCCGTTTACTTAGCGTAGAATCAGGCGAACGCTACAACATGGTTCCAGATCACGCAACAGCTATTTTAGAAGATGTAAAAGACTTTGATAAAGTAGCGAGTGCCTTCAAAACCTTCCTAGCAAATCATCCAGTAGAAGGAACACTAGAAGAAAATGGCAAGTCCGTTAAAATTAATATTGTCGGCAAATCTGCCCATGCAATGGAACCAAATAACGGTGTGAACGCTGGTCTACATTTAGTCGCTTTCCTTGGTAAATTCAAGCTGACTGGAGCAGCGAATGATTTCGTAACATTTGGTCGTGACTATCTGTTTGGTGATTCTCGTGCTGTTAAACTAGGCATTAGCTATGAAGATGCAGAAAGCGGCGAACTAACAATGAACGTTGGCGTTATCCGTTATGATGTTGCAGAAGGTGGCAAATATGGACTTAATTTCCGTTATCCAGTTACTGCTAGCATGGACAAACTTAAAAATAAAATGCAAACAGTCGTATATGAGTATAATGCGCAATATACACATTATGAAGATTCCAAACCACTTTTCGTACCAAAAGATCACCCACTTATTCAAGTTTTACAAGAAGTATATACAAAACAAACAGGTGAAGAGGCTACTTTACTAGCAATAGGTGGCGGAACTTATGCACGTCATATGGAGACTGGCGTAGCGTTCGGAGCGCTATTCCCAGGCCGTGAAGACACGATGCACCAAAAAGACGAATTCAGCTATTTTGATGATTTGTTAAAAGCTACAGCAATTTACGCAGAAGCGCTTTACAAATTAGCGAAGTAA
- a CDS encoding NUDIX hydrolase, producing MKPIYPAVKAVIVKDGKFLALKKKGVEGEVFELPGGRMNYGETHGEALFREVYEETKLQVQPFILYDTWEFFHEDFQITGVIYLVEMPEGGEIELSDEHEEYRFLPLEKESLNVMDIVFSSRMERWDFEAIKGFMRK from the coding sequence ATGAAACCTATATATCCTGCAGTGAAAGCAGTTATCGTAAAAGACGGAAAATTTTTAGCACTAAAGAAAAAAGGGGTAGAAGGAGAAGTTTTTGAACTTCCTGGTGGCCGCATGAATTACGGTGAAACACACGGGGAAGCTCTTTTTAGAGAAGTTTATGAAGAAACCAAATTACAAGTACAGCCATTTATTTTATATGATACGTGGGAATTTTTCCATGAGGACTTCCAAATTACCGGCGTTATTTATTTAGTGGAAATGCCAGAAGGTGGCGAAATCGAATTATCCGATGAACACGAAGAGTATCGCTTTTTACCACTAGAAAAAGAAAGCTTAAACGTCATGGATATCGTTTTTTCTTCGCGTATGGAACGTTGGGATTTTGAAGCAATTAAAGGTTTTATGAGAAAATAG
- a CDS encoding NAD(P)H-hydrate dehydratase produces MKKITPKAMCAWIPKREDETHKGDYGRVLIVAGNKQFGGAAIMAAEACVKSGAGLTTVASDSVNRPALQTRIPECMFIDYENITSLSEQISQFDTILIGPGLGLDAYAEEIFRLVLQKSTEHQQVIIDGDGITIYAKGENPHPAAKLTFTPHAGEWERLKVLAPDAVTPTDVALAIDATIVLKGHRTKVYSGESAWQNMYGTPAMATGGMGDTLAGTICGLMAQTEKPITGTLAAVFLHSYIGEILAKKRYVVLPTEIAEELPTYLKIFSETDEHA; encoded by the coding sequence TTGAAAAAAATAACACCAAAAGCAATGTGCGCATGGATTCCAAAACGTGAAGACGAAACACATAAGGGTGACTATGGGCGCGTTCTGATTGTCGCTGGAAATAAACAATTTGGCGGTGCTGCTATTATGGCCGCAGAAGCTTGTGTCAAAAGTGGGGCTGGTTTAACAACCGTTGCTTCCGATAGCGTCAACCGTCCTGCTCTCCAAACAAGAATACCTGAATGTATGTTTATTGATTACGAAAACATCACAAGTCTAAGTGAACAAATCAGCCAATTTGATACAATATTAATCGGCCCTGGACTTGGACTTGATGCCTATGCGGAAGAAATTTTTCGTTTAGTTTTACAAAAATCAACCGAACATCAGCAAGTAATTATTGATGGTGACGGCATTACTATCTATGCTAAAGGAGAAAATCCTCACCCTGCCGCAAAACTAACCTTTACGCCCCATGCAGGAGAATGGGAACGACTTAAAGTACTAGCACCAGATGCTGTTACGCCAACTGATGTAGCCCTTGCTATTGACGCAACAATCGTACTTAAAGGTCATCGTACGAAAGTGTATTCCGGCGAGTCTGCTTGGCAAAATATGTATGGCACCCCAGCCATGGCCACTGGCGGTATGGGAGATACGCTTGCAGGCACGATTTGCGGATTAATGGCGCAAACAGAAAAGCCGATTACTGGCACACTAGCTGCGGTCTTTCTTCACAGCTATATCGGCGAAATTTTAGCAAAAAAACGTTATGTAGTACTTCCAACCGAAATCGCCGAAGAATTACCAACTTACTTGAAAATTTTTAGCGAAACTGACGAACATGCCTAA
- a CDS encoding phosphatase PAP2 family protein, translating into MKKTPFIISGIGLLGFIFFMTGVMTGAKWIQRFDHYWNSVIRVGITDTKTTVISYLTDIGGVATICILTAIIIIVFVFMRKVDTAIWFGSIVLIGGALIPSIIKNIVQRPRPTYKLIEQGGFSFPSGHSTGSTVFYGMLAFLLILYVSRRWLRFTIGILALGIVIFVMYSRVYLGVHFPSDVVAGFLIGNAALFSGIGCYFIWNEKLALWANKFKKA; encoded by the coding sequence ATGAAAAAAACACCATTTATTATTAGCGGTATCGGCCTCCTTGGATTTATTTTCTTTATGACGGGCGTTATGACTGGGGCAAAGTGGATTCAACGTTTTGACCATTATTGGAATAGTGTTATCCGTGTAGGTATAACGGATACTAAAACAACCGTGATTTCTTATCTAACGGATATTGGTGGAGTAGCTACCATTTGTATTTTAACGGCAATCATTATCATTGTATTTGTATTTATGCGAAAAGTAGATACAGCGATTTGGTTTGGCAGCATCGTTTTAATTGGTGGAGCACTCATTCCTTCAATTATTAAAAATATCGTTCAACGTCCAAGACCTACCTATAAATTAATCGAACAAGGTGGTTTTAGTTTTCCAAGTGGACATTCGACCGGTTCTACGGTATTTTATGGCATGCTTGCTTTCTTGTTAATTCTATACGTGAGCCGCAGATGGCTTCGATTTACAATTGGTATTCTAGCTCTTGGTATTGTTATCTTCGTCATGTATTCGCGTGTTTACTTAGGGGTTCATTTTCCAAGTGATGTGGTTGCAGGGTTCTTAATTGGTAACGCAGCGCTTTTCAGCGGAATCGGATGTTACTTCATTTGGAATGAAAAATTAGCATTATGGGCTAATAAATTTAAAAAAGCATAG
- a CDS encoding putative polysaccharide biosynthesis protein yields MGSKLLRGTFILTLGTLISKVLGILYVIPFYAIIGGDEPALLYNFGYVPYQLFLSIATAGIPLAVAKYIAKYNAMEEYAVGRRLFKTGVYLMIFSGIVCFLAMYGLAPTLARMQQLEGGYSLADGIQVIRAVSFALLIIPVMSLLRGFFQGYNSMGPSAVSQVLEQVVRIMFLLAGTFIVMYVLDGNVVTAISIATFSAFVGAFASLLLLLWYFYKRKPGLDRMLLEDRGTVKISIPTLYKDIILSAIPFIIVGSATSLYQLIDQFTLGRVLEYIGITPELVNSYVAIINFDVQKLIMIPGTLAIAFSMALVPLVTGAYVRKEYAQVKRQLNDVFQILLFLTIPACFGIAMLARPLFTVFFSPSDNGTELLQLFAPIAILFSLFSVSAAVLQGIDEQRFTVLGLLLGLLAKSVLQMPLIMLFEAKGSIIATGIGYAVSCIFMLLIIKKYVRFSFKVILRRTVLFFVMTAIMGLVVIALYIMMSNFVTTDRKIPALIITIVCGGVGAIFYGYMAFKLHLSDKLFGPRGTRLREKLRIR; encoded by the coding sequence ATGGGTTCAAAACTGCTCAGAGGAACATTTATTCTGACGCTAGGGACATTAATCTCTAAAGTGCTCGGAATATTGTATGTGATTCCGTTTTATGCGATTATTGGAGGAGATGAACCAGCGCTACTATATAATTTCGGTTATGTGCCGTATCAATTATTCTTAAGCATTGCGACTGCCGGGATTCCGCTAGCTGTTGCTAAATATATAGCAAAATATAATGCGATGGAAGAGTATGCTGTAGGTAGACGTTTATTTAAAACCGGTGTATATTTAATGATTTTCTCCGGTATTGTCTGTTTCTTAGCAATGTATGGACTTGCCCCAACGCTTGCTCGCATGCAACAACTGGAGGGTGGTTATAGTTTAGCAGATGGGATTCAAGTTATTCGTGCCGTTAGTTTTGCCTTACTAATTATTCCAGTCATGAGTTTACTTCGAGGCTTTTTCCAAGGATATAATTCGATGGGGCCTTCTGCTGTATCACAAGTTTTAGAACAAGTTGTACGAATTATGTTCTTACTTGCTGGAACATTTATTGTCATGTATGTACTTGATGGAAATGTAGTAACAGCTATTAGTATCGCTACTTTCTCTGCTTTTGTCGGCGCTTTTGCAAGTCTGCTTTTACTACTTTGGTATTTTTACAAACGGAAACCTGGTCTTGATCGAATGCTTTTGGAAGACAGAGGGACTGTGAAAATTTCAATCCCGACGCTTTATAAAGATATTATTCTTTCGGCGATTCCATTTATTATTGTTGGATCAGCAACGTCGCTTTACCAATTGATTGACCAGTTTACATTAGGGCGGGTATTAGAATATATTGGTATTACTCCGGAACTAGTGAATTCGTATGTGGCAATTATTAACTTTGATGTACAGAAATTGATTATGATTCCTGGTACACTCGCGATTGCGTTTTCGATGGCGCTTGTCCCACTTGTGACGGGGGCTTATGTTAGAAAAGAATACGCACAAGTAAAACGTCAACTCAATGATGTTTTTCAAATTTTATTATTTTTAACAATTCCAGCTTGTTTTGGGATTGCGATGTTAGCAAGACCGCTATTTACGGTGTTTTTCTCACCTAGTGATAATGGTACAGAGTTACTGCAACTTTTTGCGCCAATTGCTATTTTGTTCTCGTTATTTAGCGTATCAGCTGCAGTCCTTCAAGGGATTGACGAACAACGATTTACGGTACTTGGCTTATTACTAGGTTTACTAGCTAAATCAGTTCTTCAAATGCCACTCATTATGTTATTTGAAGCAAAAGGATCCATTATTGCAACTGGGATTGGCTATGCTGTATCGTGTATTTTCATGCTTCTTATTATTAAGAAATATGTTCGTTTTTCGTTCAAAGTTATTTTGAGGCGAACGGTACTTTTCTTTGTAATGACAGCTATAATGGGACTTGTAGTTATTGCGCTTTATATCATGATGTCTAATTTTGTAACAACGGACCGGAAAATCCCTGCATTAATAATTACCATCGTTTGCGGTGGAGTAGGTGCGATTTTCTACGGTTACATGGCATTTAAACTCCACTTATCCGATAAATTATTTGGACCACGTGGAACGAGATTACGTGAAAAATTAAGAATTCGCTAG
- a CDS encoding putative polysaccharide biosynthesis protein: MSSKLMRGTAVLTAGTLLSKILGILYVIPFYWIAGGEQATILYQYGYVPYQIFLNIATAGVPLAVAKYISKYNSLNEYALSQRLYRSSTYLMIFTGIASFLIMYIFAPILAGMQEVSGGTSIEDITTVIRAVSFALLIIPVMSLLRGYFQGFHSMGPSAVSQVIEQIARIVFLLASTYIVLHLIGGSLVTAMSLATFAAFVGAFFSLICLIWYYRKRKPGIQKMIDGSDNKLRVSTFHLLKEISISAVPFIIVGMAMSLYQQIDLFTFARILTYDGMDGKTAEDLLSIFNFSVQKIIMIPGTLALAFSMTLVPLVAASFHKGQIREVHHHLTAVFQVLLFLVVPACLGIALLADPLYTIFYGYNTDGSMLLQFFAPFAIFFSLFSVTAAILQGIDEQRYTVLSLLLGLLTKSVLQMPLILLFGAKGGALATGLGYIVSVVFTIFIIKKYAKYSFKYLFRRLILILGISAVMLLSVWLIYHGLILFLNPHARLSALVIVFVSAGFGAYIYAFLAAKAGLLNYILGDRMYKIRKKLHLI; the protein is encoded by the coding sequence ATGAGTTCAAAATTAATGCGAGGGACGGCTGTACTTACTGCAGGAACATTGTTGTCAAAGATTTTAGGAATATTATATGTCATTCCATTTTACTGGATTGCCGGCGGGGAACAAGCAACCATTCTCTATCAATATGGGTATGTTCCTTACCAAATTTTCTTAAATATTGCGACAGCTGGAGTGCCATTAGCAGTTGCCAAATATATTTCGAAGTATAATTCGTTAAATGAATATGCTTTAAGTCAAAGATTGTATAGATCAAGTACCTATTTAATGATATTTACAGGAATTGCTAGTTTTTTAATTATGTATATTTTTGCTCCGATACTCGCCGGAATGCAAGAGGTTAGTGGTGGGACGAGTATTGAAGATATTACAACCGTTATTCGTGCGGTGAGTTTTGCGTTACTGATTATTCCAGTAATGAGCTTGCTACGAGGTTATTTTCAGGGGTTTCATTCGATGGGACCTTCTGCCGTATCGCAAGTAATTGAACAAATAGCGAGAATTGTATTTTTACTAGCTAGTACGTATATTGTTCTTCATTTAATTGGTGGAAGCCTTGTAACAGCAATGAGTTTAGCTACATTCGCGGCTTTTGTAGGCGCATTTTTCAGCTTAATTTGTCTCATTTGGTATTACCGGAAACGGAAGCCGGGCATTCAAAAAATGATTGATGGCAGTGACAATAAGTTGCGCGTTTCGACTTTTCATCTATTAAAAGAAATTTCAATATCTGCGGTGCCATTTATTATTGTTGGAATGGCGATGTCACTTTATCAACAAATTGATTTATTTACGTTTGCACGAATTTTAACCTACGATGGTATGGACGGGAAAACAGCGGAAGATTTGCTTTCTATTTTCAACTTTTCCGTTCAAAAAATTATTATGATACCGGGAACTTTAGCTTTGGCGTTTTCGATGACTCTTGTGCCTTTAGTGGCGGCATCTTTCCATAAAGGACAAATCCGTGAAGTTCATCATCATTTGACAGCCGTTTTCCAAGTGTTACTATTTTTGGTGGTGCCAGCTTGTTTAGGAATTGCCCTTTTAGCTGATCCGCTTTATACAATTTTTTATGGTTATAATACAGATGGTTCGATGTTACTACAGTTTTTTGCACCATTTGCCATATTCTTTTCGTTATTTAGTGTAACAGCAGCTATTTTGCAAGGAATTGATGAGCAACGATATACGGTTCTCAGTTTGCTACTCGGTTTACTGACAAAATCGGTTTTGCAAATGCCATTAATTTTACTTTTTGGGGCAAAAGGTGGGGCATTAGCTACGGGACTTGGATATATTGTTTCCGTAGTATTCACCATTTTTATTATTAAAAAATATGCGAAGTACTCCTTTAAATATTTATTTAGACGACTTATCCTTATTTTAGGAATTAGCGCGGTGATGCTTCTTAGTGTTTGGTTGATATATCATGGGCTGATTTTATTTTTAAATCCGCATGCAAGATTATCAGCACTAGTCATTGTTTTTGTTTCAGCTGGATTTGGTGCCTATATTTATGCGTTTTTAGCTGCAAAAGCAGGACTGTTAAACTATATTTTAGGGGACCGAATGTATAAAATTCGTAAAAAACTTCATTTGATTTAA